The following are encoded in a window of Lichenicola cladoniae genomic DNA:
- the lysA gene encoding diaminopimelate decarboxylase: protein MTDPSVADLLAARPHLRMHALEGLMLEQVPLAAIADALGTPVWVTGAGTLRSRYRRLEAALAEPSLGASIHYAVKANDHLAILRILSIEGAGADVVSGGEMRRAIEAGIPPARIVFSGVGKSDDELGLALSLSISQINVESREELERLSGLASACGRTARIVLRVNPDIDAGTHAKITTGLADNKFGVAYDEAADLYALAARLPGIEPIGFAVHIGSQINDPAPFRAAYARIADLVRRVREAGQAVSLVDCGGGLGISYRDEIEGSPRALAHAIRVTLGDLGLKLVVEPGRWLVAPAGVLLSRVLLVKQSAGRAPFVVLDAAMNDLLRPSLYEAWHGVVPLSARDAVQPAGPAHLVGPVCETGDTFALDRPLPHLAAGARVAILDTGAYGAVMSSTYNSRPLAAQALVDGSRWTTIRPRQPVEQLWAGELVPDWIAAGETGAGRAAE, encoded by the coding sequence ATGACCGACCCGAGCGTCGCCGACCTGCTCGCGGCGCGTCCGCATCTCCGCATGCATGCGCTCGAGGGGCTGATGCTGGAACAGGTGCCGCTCGCCGCCATCGCGGATGCGCTGGGAACCCCGGTCTGGGTCACCGGGGCCGGAACGCTGCGGTCCCGCTATCGGCGCCTGGAAGCAGCACTGGCGGAGCCAAGCCTCGGGGCCTCGATCCATTACGCGGTCAAGGCCAACGACCATCTCGCGATCCTTCGGATCCTGTCCATTGAAGGCGCCGGTGCGGACGTCGTGAGCGGCGGCGAGATGCGTCGCGCGATCGAGGCCGGCATCCCGCCCGCCCGTATCGTGTTCTCCGGCGTCGGCAAGTCGGATGACGAGCTTGGCCTCGCTCTGTCGCTTTCGATCAGCCAGATCAACGTCGAAAGCCGTGAGGAGCTGGAGCGCCTTTCAGGCCTGGCAAGCGCCTGCGGCCGGACCGCTCGGATCGTGCTGCGGGTAAACCCCGACATCGACGCAGGCACCCACGCCAAGATCACCACCGGGCTCGCGGACAACAAGTTCGGCGTCGCCTACGACGAGGCGGCGGACCTCTATGCGCTGGCCGCCCGCCTGCCCGGCATCGAGCCGATCGGGTTCGCGGTGCATATCGGCAGCCAGATCAACGACCCGGCGCCGTTCCGCGCCGCCTATGCACGCATCGCCGACCTGGTCCGGCGGGTGCGCGAGGCGGGCCAGGCGGTGTCGCTGGTGGATTGCGGCGGCGGCCTCGGCATCAGCTATCGCGACGAGATCGAGGGATCGCCGCGGGCCCTGGCGCATGCCATCCGCGTCACCCTCGGCGATCTCGGACTGAAGCTGGTGGTCGAGCCCGGCCGCTGGCTGGTGGCGCCGGCGGGCGTGCTGCTGTCGCGCGTGCTGCTGGTCAAGCAGAGCGCCGGACGTGCGCCGTTCGTGGTGCTGGACGCCGCGATGAACGACCTGCTGCGTCCGAGCCTGTACGAGGCCTGGCACGGGGTGGTGCCGCTGTCGGCTCGCGACGCCGTGCAGCCGGCCGGACCCGCCCATCTGGTCGGACCGGTCTGCGAGACCGGCGACACGTTCGCGCTCGACCGGCCGCTGCCGCACCTTGCGGCCGGCGCCCGCGTCGCGATCCTGGATACCGGCGCCTACGGTGCGGTGATGAGTTCGACCTATAATTCGCGGCCGCTGGCAGCCCAGGCGCTGGTCGACGGGTCACGTTGGACCACGATACGGCCCCGCCAGCCGGTCGAGCAGCTCTGGGCCGGCGAGCTCGTGCCCGACTGGATCGCCGCGGGCGAAACAGGAGCCGGACGAGCCGCCGAATGA
- a CDS encoding TlpA disulfide reductase family protein — protein MQKTLRRTVLAAGGTLLAGAVARKYLVEPGQAEQADPGHPPVQPLDIIKPHPPTILPRLTFLDADGKAQSLEQYAGHGLVLNLWATWCVPCVAEMPALDALSRTLAPSGIRVLTVSLDRSGAAAVRPFYAAHGINSLPVLLDPHSVLLGALGLDGIPTTLLVGKTGLEVARLQGPVDWASPQAAALVTKLIG, from the coding sequence ATGCAAAAAACTCTTCGCCGCACCGTGCTCGCGGCCGGCGGGACCCTACTGGCCGGCGCAGTCGCGCGCAAATATCTGGTCGAGCCCGGCCAGGCGGAACAGGCGGACCCCGGCCATCCACCGGTCCAGCCGCTCGACATCATCAAACCGCATCCGCCGACGATCCTGCCTCGGCTCACTTTCCTGGATGCTGATGGCAAGGCGCAGTCGCTGGAGCAGTATGCCGGGCACGGCCTGGTCCTGAATTTGTGGGCGACCTGGTGCGTTCCCTGCGTCGCGGAAATGCCGGCGCTCGATGCCCTGTCCCGAACCCTGGCGCCGTCCGGAATACGCGTATTGACCGTCTCGCTCGACCGCAGCGGTGCGGCGGCGGTTAGGCCTTTCTACGCGGCGCACGGGATCAACTCGCTGCCGGTGCTGCTCGATCCGCACAGCGTCTTGCTGGGTGCTCTGGGACTGGACGGCATTCCCACCACCCTGCTGGTCGGCAAGACCGGCCTGGAGGTCGCGCGCCTGCAGGGGCCGGTCGATTGGGCCTCGCCCCAGGCTGCGGCACTGGTCACGAAACTCATCGGCTAG
- a CDS encoding transglutaminase family protein: MPVLTVQHVTTYSYRRVVGFGEHRMLFRPRDSADQRLLSWDLAISPKPVDLRSIPDAFGNIVTIARFAGRARELRFENRLVIDHTPTAPNADRLAPYARAWPFTYDKDDTADLARVRERHYDDPDHVVDAWARSFLQNHPTGNTLDLLVDITQEIRRSFTYSARHEEGVQEPARTLALRNGTCRDYAVLMMEAVRALGMAARFVSGYVYSPGADGTANVGGGSTHAWVEVYLPGCGWTEFDPTNGIVGSRDLIRVASVRDWHQAVPLAGTWTGFPADSIGMKVAVTVARRPEQPATDSSLVDRNRSGDAGGGVVQLSPRDPGPDSGSARASGSIATRLESDRSTVYAG, from the coding sequence ATGCCGGTTCTGACTGTCCAGCACGTAACCACCTACAGCTACCGCCGCGTCGTCGGTTTTGGCGAGCACCGGATGTTGTTCCGGCCGCGCGACTCGGCCGATCAGCGGCTGCTGTCGTGGGACCTCGCGATCAGCCCCAAGCCGGTCGACTTGCGCTCGATCCCGGATGCGTTCGGCAACATCGTGACAATTGCCCGGTTCGCCGGCCGGGCCCGCGAGCTCAGGTTCGAGAACCGCCTGGTGATCGACCACACCCCGACCGCACCGAACGCGGATCGGCTGGCGCCGTATGCCCGCGCCTGGCCGTTCACCTACGACAAGGACGACACCGCCGACTTGGCTCGGGTCCGGGAGCGGCACTACGACGACCCCGACCATGTGGTGGATGCCTGGGCGCGCAGCTTCCTGCAGAACCACCCGACCGGGAACACGCTCGACCTGCTTGTCGACATTACCCAGGAGATCCGTCGCAGCTTTACCTATTCGGCCCGGCACGAGGAGGGCGTGCAGGAACCCGCTCGCACCCTGGCGCTGCGGAACGGTACCTGTCGCGACTACGCGGTGCTGATGATGGAGGCTGTGCGGGCACTCGGCATGGCGGCTCGCTTCGTGTCCGGCTACGTGTATTCACCGGGCGCCGACGGTACCGCGAACGTCGGCGGCGGCTCGACCCATGCGTGGGTGGAGGTTTATCTCCCCGGCTGCGGCTGGACCGAGTTCGACCCGACCAACGGCATCGTCGGCAGTCGCGACCTGATCCGTGTCGCGTCGGTGCGCGACTGGCACCAGGCAGTGCCGCTCGCCGGCACATGGACCGGCTTCCCCGCCGACAGCATCGGCATGAAGGTCGCGGTAACGGTGGCGCGCCGGCCCGAGCAGCCGGCGACGGACTCATCCCTCGTCGATCGCAACCGGAGCGGAGATGCCGGAGGGGGCGTTGTGCAGTTGTCGCCGCGCGATCCAGGGCCGGACAGCGGTTCGGCACGAGCCTCGGGAAGCATCGCAACCCGGCTCGAGTCCGACCGTTCGACGGTCTATGCCGGCTGA
- a CDS encoding lipoprotein, with protein sequence MKISPAARTKLVALVVCLAMGTGLSACGKKGSPEAPGPSNHITYPRVYPTQ encoded by the coding sequence ATGAAGATTTCCCCAGCCGCGCGCACGAAGCTGGTCGCGCTGGTGGTGTGCCTGGCGATGGGCACCGGGCTGTCGGCCTGCGGCAAGAAGGGGTCGCCGGAAGCGCCCGGCCCCAGCAATCACATCACCTATCCGCGGGTCTACCCGACCCAATAG
- a CDS encoding alpha/beta fold hydrolase, whose translation MAFVKMPDGINLFYKDWGTGKPVVFIHGWPVNSDMWEYQMDPMARRGLRTIAYDRRGFGRSDQPGGRYDYDVLADDLHALLEALDLNDVTLVGFSMGGGEVARYLSRHGSARIARSVLVSAVTPYLMETPDNPEGVDRGIFDQMVEQLKTDRPHFLAGFGKKFYGAGLLSFAVSSEFLEWNSGMALTGSPRATIDCVRLFSETDFRADMKAFDKPTLVIHGTSDATVPAGVSGTRAAALIPGAQYIEYDGAPHGLFYTERERLTADLLAFIGT comes from the coding sequence ATGGCCTTCGTCAAAATGCCCGACGGGATCAACCTGTTCTACAAGGACTGGGGTACGGGCAAGCCGGTGGTGTTCATCCATGGCTGGCCGGTCAATTCCGACATGTGGGAATACCAGATGGACCCGATGGCACGGCGTGGCCTTCGCACCATCGCGTATGACCGTCGCGGGTTCGGGCGATCGGACCAGCCTGGTGGCCGCTATGACTACGATGTCCTGGCGGACGATCTGCATGCGCTGCTGGAGGCGCTCGATCTGAACGACGTCACTCTGGTCGGCTTCTCGATGGGCGGTGGTGAGGTTGCCCGCTACCTCTCCCGACATGGCAGTGCACGCATCGCGCGATCGGTCCTGGTCTCCGCCGTCACGCCATACCTGATGGAAACCCCCGACAATCCTGAGGGCGTCGATCGTGGCATCTTCGACCAGATGGTCGAACAACTCAAAACCGATCGGCCGCATTTCCTGGCGGGCTTCGGAAAGAAGTTCTATGGCGCCGGCCTGCTCAGTTTTGCTGTTTCGTCCGAGTTTCTGGAATGGAACAGCGGCATGGCGTTGACGGGGTCGCCGCGTGCGACGATCGATTGCGTCAGGCTGTTTTCCGAGACGGATTTCCGTGCCGACATGAAGGCGTTCGACAAGCCGACCCTGGTGATACATGGAACGTCGGATGCGACGGTTCCCGCCGGCGTATCCGGAACACGGGCTGCTGCTCTGATACCGGGCGCGCAATACATCGAATATGACGGCGCGCCACATGGACTTTTCTATACCGAGCGGGAGCGCCTGACCGCGGATCTGCTCGCCTTCATCGGTACGTAG
- a CDS encoding cytidine deaminase, translating to MADALIEAALAARQHAYARYSKFLVGAAIRCERGVIHAGCNVENAAYPQGVCAEAGAISSMILSGSRQIEEVVIAGGGTGPCTPCGGCRQKIREFAGPDVRIRIVDPDGRTLLVRSLAELLPDSFGPESLG from the coding sequence ATGGCGGATGCGTTGATCGAGGCTGCGCTGGCGGCGCGGCAGCATGCCTATGCGCGCTACTCGAAATTCTTGGTCGGGGCCGCGATCCGGTGCGAGCGTGGCGTCATCCATGCCGGATGCAATGTCGAGAACGCTGCGTATCCGCAGGGCGTGTGCGCGGAAGCGGGGGCGATCTCCTCGATGATCCTGTCCGGCAGCCGGCAGATCGAGGAGGTGGTGATCGCCGGCGGCGGCACGGGACCTTGCACGCCGTGCGGCGGCTGCCGGCAGAAGATCCGCGAGTTCGCCGGTCCGGATGTTAGGATCCGGATCGTCGATCCCGATGGACGCACCCTTCTCGTGCGAAGCCTCGCCGAGCTGCTGCCGGACTCGTTCGGACCGGAATCGCTCGGCTAG
- the argH gene encoding argininosuccinate lyase: protein MSLEDDGNSARPVNAGVGAKPANAQWGGRFAGGPSAIMQEINASIGFDQVLWRQDLRGSKAHARMLARAGILSGTDETAIRDGLDAIGAEIEAGTFVFETALEDIHMNIEARLSERIGEAGKRLHTARSRNDQVATDFRLWVRDAIDALDRQVASLMLSLAIRAAEHAADPMPGFTHLQTAQPVTFGHHLLAYVEMLSRDRGRLADTRRRLNECPLGSAALAGTSFPIDRALTASLLDFDRPTQNSLDAVSDRDFALEYLSALSIMAVHLSRLAEEIVTWCSAPFGFIRLSDAFTTGSSIMPQKRNPDAAELTRAKTGRIVGALMGLLTVMKGLPLAYAKDMQEDKEPVFQATDASALCLAATEGMVRDLVARTDRMRALAGSGYSTATDLADWLVRVLRLPFRTAHHVTGRLVGRAEARGVELAELSLEEMQAEEPGITAEVFAVLTVDASVASRTSEGGTAPDNVARQASAWIGRLQHPHGAAS, encoded by the coding sequence ATGTCTTTAGAAGACGACGGCAATAGCGCAAGGCCGGTAAATGCCGGAGTGGGTGCAAAGCCGGCGAACGCACAATGGGGCGGCCGTTTCGCGGGCGGCCCATCCGCCATCATGCAGGAGATCAACGCCTCGATCGGCTTCGACCAGGTCCTGTGGCGCCAGGACCTGCGCGGCTCCAAGGCGCATGCGCGGATGCTGGCGCGTGCCGGAATCCTGAGCGGAACCGACGAGACCGCGATCCGCGACGGGCTCGATGCGATCGGCGCGGAGATCGAGGCCGGCACCTTCGTCTTCGAGACGGCGCTCGAGGACATCCACATGAATATCGAGGCGCGCCTGTCCGAACGGATCGGCGAGGCTGGCAAGCGGCTGCACACGGCCCGCAGCCGAAACGACCAGGTTGCCACCGACTTCAGGCTCTGGGTGCGCGATGCCATCGACGCGCTGGACCGGCAGGTCGCCTCGCTGATGCTGAGCCTCGCCATCCGGGCCGCCGAGCACGCCGCCGACCCGATGCCCGGCTTCACCCACCTGCAGACCGCGCAGCCGGTGACGTTCGGCCATCACCTGCTGGCCTATGTCGAGATGCTATCCCGCGATCGCGGACGGCTGGCCGATACAAGGCGCCGGCTGAACGAGTGCCCGCTCGGCTCCGCGGCGCTGGCCGGCACCTCGTTCCCGATCGACCGCGCGCTGACCGCTTCCCTGCTGGATTTCGACCGGCCGACGCAGAACTCGCTGGACGCGGTATCGGACCGCGATTTCGCCCTGGAGTACCTGTCGGCGCTGTCGATCATGGCGGTGCACCTGTCACGGCTGGCCGAGGAGATCGTGACCTGGTGCTCGGCGCCGTTCGGTTTCATCCGGCTGTCCGACGCCTTCACCACCGGCTCCTCGATCATGCCGCAGAAGCGCAACCCGGATGCCGCCGAACTCACCCGGGCAAAGACCGGGCGCATCGTCGGCGCGCTGATGGGTCTGCTGACGGTCATGAAGGGACTGCCGCTGGCCTATGCCAAGGACATGCAAGAGGACAAGGAGCCGGTGTTCCAGGCCACCGACGCGTCGGCGCTCTGCCTCGCCGCGACCGAAGGCATGGTCCGCGACCTGGTCGCACGGACTGACCGGATGCGCGCTCTCGCCGGCTCCGGCTACTCGACCGCGACCGATCTCGCTGACTGGCTGGTGCGGGTATTGAGGCTGCCCTTCCGCACCGCCCACCACGTTACCGGGCGGCTGGTCGGACGGGCCGAGGCACGCGGGGTCGAGCTTGCGGAGTTGTCGCTGGAGGAGATGCAGGCGGAGGAGCCGGGGATCACCGCGGAGGTGTTCGCGGTGCTGACGGTCGATGCCTCGGTCGCGTCCCGGACCAGCGAGGGCGGGACCGCTCCCGACAACGTGGCGAGGCAGGCTTCGGCCTGGATCGGACGCCTGCAACACCCGCACGGAGCTGCTTCATGA
- a CDS encoding trypsin-like serine peptidase, with the protein MRQVVTLGSLLGLFLSRSTGAATLPLRPGVGAVDHRIPVDISAKPWNSLVRVQTELGERCTGFVVSPQVVVTAAHCLFLPRVRRFIQPASVHVLLAYRDGNYAAHALVLRFVVPAAYNPLDEAGTAGADRAVLVLDQRLLPEAETLPEAPVPVMPARILLGGYGQDRNEVAIADRTCALVGQASDGQGRPLLVHDCEATRGTSGAPLLWQRPDGRWAAVGIQIEAAAGAGGRAVPLVGTPDPAIGSGRPADR; encoded by the coding sequence ATGCGACAGGTTGTGACTTTAGGGTCACTGCTCGGATTGTTCTTATCCCGTTCGACCGGTGCCGCTACCCTTCCGCTACGCCCGGGCGTCGGTGCCGTCGATCACCGCATCCCGGTCGATATAAGCGCCAAGCCGTGGAACAGCCTGGTGCGTGTACAGACCGAGCTTGGCGAACGCTGCACCGGCTTCGTGGTGTCGCCCCAGGTCGTGGTGACGGCAGCCCATTGCCTGTTCCTGCCGCGGGTGCGGCGTTTCATCCAGCCGGCTTCGGTGCACGTGCTGCTTGCTTATCGTGACGGGAACTATGCGGCGCACGCCCTGGTGCTCCGCTTCGTCGTGCCGGCGGCCTACAATCCACTCGACGAGGCCGGTACTGCCGGTGCCGATCGTGCGGTCCTGGTGCTCGACCAGCGTCTGCTGCCGGAAGCCGAGACGCTGCCGGAGGCGCCGGTGCCGGTTATGCCGGCCCGGATCCTGCTCGGCGGCTACGGACAGGACCGGAACGAGGTCGCGATCGCGGACCGGACCTGCGCGCTGGTCGGACAGGCCAGCGACGGGCAGGGAAGGCCGTTGCTGGTCCATGATTGCGAGGCGACCCGCGGGACCAGTGGCGCGCCCCTGCTTTGGCAGCGGCCTGACGGACGCTGGGCGGCGGTCGGCATCCAGATAGAAGCGGCGGCCGGGGCAGGGGGACGTGCGGTCCCGCTGGTCGGCACGCCGGATCCCGCTATTGGGTCGGGTAGACCCGCGGATAGGTGA
- a CDS encoding transglutaminase-like domain-containing protein, which translates to MLIRAGYDIAFNAPNPTPLLLMLSIHPEREPDLQSPQQMMFDPPVPAHHYRDVFGNVCTRVVAPPGLLRITNEFTIADSGQPDLYAPDAEQSLVENLPDDVLVYLLGSRYCETDRLSDTAWSLFGHVTPGWSRVQAIVDYVQDRISFGYEHARPTRTAYEGFMERRGVCRDFAHLAVTLCRCMNIPARYCTGYLGDIGVPAVDDPMDFSAWFDVYLGGAWYVFDARHNKPRIGRVLMARGRDATDVAISTAFGTAWLAGFEVITYEQMASSPAPA; encoded by the coding sequence ATGCTGATCCGCGCCGGATACGACATCGCCTTCAATGCCCCCAATCCGACGCCGCTGCTGCTGATGCTGAGCATCCATCCCGAACGCGAGCCGGATCTGCAATCGCCGCAGCAGATGATGTTCGACCCGCCGGTGCCGGCGCATCATTATCGCGATGTATTCGGCAACGTCTGCACACGGGTCGTCGCACCGCCGGGACTGTTGCGGATCACCAATGAGTTCACCATCGCCGATAGCGGGCAGCCAGACCTGTATGCGCCGGATGCCGAGCAGTCGCTGGTCGAGAATCTGCCCGACGATGTGCTGGTCTATCTTCTCGGCAGTCGCTACTGCGAGACCGACCGTCTGTCGGACACCGCGTGGTCGCTGTTCGGCCACGTGACACCGGGCTGGTCGCGCGTGCAGGCGATCGTCGATTACGTCCAGGATCGCATCAGCTTCGGCTACGAGCACGCGCGCCCGACGCGGACCGCCTACGAGGGCTTCATGGAGCGGAGGGGCGTGTGCCGCGACTTCGCGCATCTGGCGGTGACGCTGTGCCGCTGCATGAACATCCCGGCGCGCTACTGCACCGGCTATCTCGGTGACATCGGCGTGCCGGCCGTGGACGACCCGATGGATTTCAGCGCCTGGTTCGACGTGTATCTCGGCGGCGCCTGGTATGTGTTCGACGCAAGGCACAACAAGCCGCGCATCGGCCGCGTCCTGATGGCACGCGGACGCGATGCGACCGACGTCGCCATCTCGACGGCATTCGGTACGGCCTGGCTGGCCGGCTTCGAGGTGATCACCTACGAGCAGATGGCCTCGTCGCCGGCCCCGGCTTAA
- a CDS encoding glycosyltransferase family protein, with translation MAADAMADSMTSVETRAWAGGTHSGLGDVREQSARPDRAALYAIRLLFDRGFYLSQNQDVAATGIDPLDHFLTLGLAEGRSPCALFDPDFYLHQAGAPAERAFLFLHYLETGIQAALDPHPLVDARFYMRQSPALAPGTNPLTHMLGAGRRENRRPNPLFDPVYYRRRQPRMDQALHPLIHYVAQGWRERLQPHPLFDPRAYLDQRPDIEAAGIDPLAHYLQQGFREQARTHWLFDAGHYAASCSAPVALCDALLHCASNGCGLERSPHPLFDARHYVLQHPDLADTGIDPFLHFLEFGLVENRDPHPLFDTWFYRNQNPDVIDSGLPPFVHYVRDGIREGRDPNPFFPAVIYQVRNSGARDESAGPLAHFLRTPETHLLPLSDEFDPAFYRACHPSCAAATGTPPLGHYLSVGRAQRLSPLPRAIERHDWILPATTGHFPSPAPIAGATSILLIVQQASHGDAGICALRALQQLVTDPELSCRVIVRHDGPLSPAFAALAPTIVLPADMEASADVDTLADILHSFRALPTPRLVIINSAAMPDVARLIGSLGLELLAWLHEMPLLIDSLPGGDSAMQTLARTASCIVTGSEPAREALILHYRLDPAQVTVIADGIVQPPPNLTVRQARLTLRRQLGLPLDALIVMGSGDVAFRTGTDLFIQVAAQVISRSLSEVPVENPPRQAFFLWIGATEDPLFAGLCQNDIDRLGLGAHVRLLNPDAAPAELLLGADLFLLTSRECATSVAGIEARTSGLPLVKFRFPRNRPAEAGGGRDPKTSEVAYLDVDAMSDIVMARGDRPSRRHRDHSERGGNAPSWETWRQGLRRLLANSFGVPVE, from the coding sequence ATGGCAGCGGATGCAATGGCCGACAGCATGACATCGGTCGAAACACGGGCGTGGGCCGGCGGCACTCATTCCGGCTTGGGAGACGTCCGCGAACAATCCGCGCGGCCCGACCGCGCGGCGCTGTATGCCATCCGGCTGCTCTTCGATCGCGGCTTCTACCTGTCGCAAAACCAGGATGTCGCCGCGACCGGAATCGATCCGCTGGATCACTTCCTGACACTCGGACTTGCCGAAGGCCGGTCGCCCTGCGCGCTGTTCGATCCGGATTTTTATCTCCACCAGGCAGGCGCGCCGGCCGAACGTGCTTTCCTTTTCCTGCATTATCTCGAAACCGGCATCCAGGCCGCCCTCGATCCGCATCCTCTGGTCGATGCCCGTTTCTATATGCGGCAGAGTCCGGCGCTGGCTCCCGGCACCAATCCGCTGACGCACATGCTCGGTGCCGGCCGGCGCGAGAACCGGCGGCCGAACCCGTTATTCGACCCGGTCTATTACCGGCGCCGCCAGCCGCGCATGGACCAGGCACTGCATCCGTTGATCCACTACGTAGCGCAAGGCTGGCGCGAGCGGCTGCAGCCGCATCCGCTGTTCGACCCCAGGGCGTATCTGGACCAGCGGCCGGATATCGAGGCCGCCGGAATCGATCCGCTTGCCCATTACCTGCAGCAGGGCTTTCGCGAGCAGGCTCGCACCCACTGGCTGTTCGATGCCGGGCACTACGCCGCAAGCTGCTCGGCGCCGGTGGCACTTTGCGACGCCCTGCTGCATTGCGCCTCGAACGGTTGCGGCCTCGAGCGATCGCCGCATCCGCTGTTCGATGCCAGGCACTACGTGCTCCAGCATCCGGACCTTGCCGATACCGGGATCGATCCGTTCCTGCATTTCCTCGAATTCGGCCTCGTGGAAAATCGTGATCCGCATCCGCTGTTCGATACCTGGTTCTATCGCAACCAGAACCCGGACGTGATCGATAGCGGCCTGCCACCGTTCGTTCATTATGTCCGCGACGGCATAAGGGAGGGCCGCGACCCGAACCCGTTTTTCCCCGCCGTGATCTATCAGGTTCGAAATTCCGGTGCGCGGGACGAAAGCGCTGGTCCGCTCGCGCACTTCCTGCGCACACCGGAGACCCATCTGCTGCCGCTGAGCGACGAGTTCGACCCGGCCTTCTACCGTGCCTGCCATCCATCCTGCGCCGCGGCGACGGGCACGCCGCCGCTCGGCCACTATCTGTCGGTCGGTCGTGCGCAGCGCCTGTCGCCGCTGCCGCGCGCCATCGAGCGGCATGACTGGATCCTGCCGGCGACGACAGGCCACTTCCCGTCACCCGCCCCGATCGCCGGAGCCACGTCGATCCTGCTCATCGTGCAGCAGGCATCGCATGGCGATGCGGGCATCTGCGCGTTGCGCGCGTTGCAGCAGCTGGTCACCGATCCCGAGCTGAGTTGTCGCGTGATCGTTCGTCATGACGGGCCGCTCTCACCGGCATTCGCAGCACTCGCTCCGACGATCGTCCTGCCGGCGGACATGGAGGCATCGGCCGACGTCGATACGCTGGCAGACATCCTGCACTCGTTCCGTGCGCTGCCGACGCCGCGCCTCGTCATCATCAACAGTGCCGCGATGCCTGACGTGGCGCGGCTGATCGGCTCGCTCGGCCTGGAGCTGCTGGCCTGGCTGCACGAAATGCCACTCCTGATCGACAGCCTGCCCGGTGGCGACAGCGCGATGCAGACACTTGCGCGGACGGCATCGTGCATCGTGACCGGCTCGGAGCCCGCCCGCGAGGCGCTGATCCTGCACTACCGCCTCGACCCGGCGCAGGTAACGGTGATTGCCGACGGCATCGTGCAGCCGCCGCCCAACCTGACTGTCCGCCAGGCAAGGCTGACCCTGCGTCGCCAGCTCGGGCTGCCGCTCGATGCGCTGATCGTCATGGGTAGCGGCGACGTGGCGTTCCGCACCGGCACCGATCTGTTCATCCAGGTGGCGGCCCAGGTCATTTCACGCAGCCTCTCCGAGGTGCCGGTGGAGAATCCCCCGCGGCAGGCCTTCTTTCTCTGGATCGGGGCCACCGAGGATCCGCTGTTCGCCGGACTGTGCCAGAACGATATCGACCGGCTCGGGCTGGGTGCACATGTCCGGCTGCTGAACCCGGATGCGGCGCCCGCGGAACTCCTGCTCGGGGCCGACCTGTTCCTGCTCACGTCCCGCGAATGTGCAACCAGCGTCGCCGGGATCGAGGCGCGGACCAGCGGGCTGCCGCTGGTGAAGTTCAGGTTCCCGAGAAACCGCCCGGCGGAAGCTGGAGGTGGCCGCGACCCGAAGACCTCGGAGGTCGCCTATCTCGACGTGGATGCGATGAGCGACATCGTCATGGCGCGCGGCGACCGCCCGTCCCGGAGGCACCGCGATCATTCGGAACGTGGCGGCAATGCCCCGAGCTGGGAAACATGGCGGCAAGGCCTGCGCCGGCTGCTCGCGAACAGCTTCGGTGTTCCGGTCGAATAA